The Nocardioides humi genome includes a region encoding these proteins:
- a CDS encoding ROK family protein gives MLAEERRAIPPELAHEEALALAVAMTTRLRPAGSTLRHVGLGLPAPVTDGVVQSAAIFPGWRSVDARSVGAEAFGSPVDVENDANLGALAEHRIGVGRGADSSVFVKISSGVGAGIILRNELFQGTAGSAGEIGHLTFDEQGPLCRCGSRGCLETYTSVQAVQGLLASQLPGASLDEIIATAETGDVSARRALEDAGLHLGWGLAAVVNLMNPSVVVIGGDMARAGELLLESVRIGLRRHALDTLALTPVVSSRLGERASLLGAVLLAAERTELLVD, from the coding sequence GTGCTCGCGGAGGAGCGCCGCGCCATCCCGCCCGAGCTCGCCCACGAGGAGGCGCTCGCCCTCGCCGTCGCCATGACCACCCGGCTCCGGCCCGCCGGCTCCACCCTGCGCCATGTCGGCCTCGGCCTGCCCGCGCCCGTCACCGACGGCGTCGTCCAGAGCGCGGCGATCTTCCCCGGCTGGCGCAGCGTCGACGCCCGCAGCGTCGGCGCCGAGGCGTTCGGCTCCCCCGTCGACGTCGAGAACGACGCCAACCTCGGCGCGCTCGCCGAGCACCGCATCGGCGTCGGCCGCGGCGCCGACAGCTCGGTGTTCGTGAAGATCTCCTCCGGTGTCGGCGCCGGCATCATCCTGCGCAACGAGCTGTTCCAGGGCACCGCCGGGAGCGCCGGCGAGATCGGCCACCTGACCTTCGACGAGCAGGGCCCGCTGTGCCGGTGCGGCAGCCGCGGCTGCCTGGAGACCTACACCTCGGTCCAGGCGGTGCAGGGCCTCCTCGCCAGCCAGCTCCCCGGCGCCAGCCTCGACGAGATCATCGCGACCGCCGAGACCGGCGACGTCTCCGCCCGCCGCGCGCTCGAGGACGCCGGCCTCCATCTCGGCTGGGGGCTGGCCGCCGTCGTCAACCTGATGAACCCCTCCGTCGTCGTCATCGGCGGCGACATGGCCCGGGCCGGCGAGCTGCTGCTCGAGTCGGTCCGGATCGGGCTGCGCCGCCACGCCCTCGACACGCTCGCCCTCACCCCGGTCGTGTCGAGCCGGCTGGGCGAGCGCGCCTCCCTGCTCGGGGCCGTCCT
- a CDS encoding helix-turn-helix transcriptional regulator, with protein sequence MTSERSELAPGSTASLRAANQRRVLDALRASTDGDAATVFTQAELARVTGLARATVSNIVRDLGQAGLVETEAGSGRRGSAVRLSPGRASSPASTSATATSPSRSATSPAGCSRRSAAPSRPSSPTRRRSPSPSP encoded by the coding sequence ATGACGTCGGAGCGCAGCGAGCTGGCCCCCGGGTCGACCGCCTCCCTGCGCGCGGCCAACCAGCGGCGGGTGCTCGACGCGCTGCGCGCCAGCACCGACGGCGATGCGGCGACGGTCTTCACCCAGGCCGAGCTCGCCCGGGTGACCGGGCTGGCCCGGGCCACCGTCTCCAACATCGTGCGCGACCTCGGGCAGGCCGGGCTGGTGGAGACCGAGGCGGGCAGCGGGCGCCGCGGCTCCGCCGTACGCCTGTCCCCGGGGCGGGCGTCGTCGCCGGCGTCGACTTCGGCCACAGCCACCTCGCCGTCGCGATCGGCGACCTCACCGGCCGGGTGCTCGCGGAGGAGCGCCGCGCCATCCCGCCCGAGCTCGCCCACGAGGAGGCGCTCGCCCTCGCCGTCGCCATGA
- a CDS encoding substrate-binding domain-containing protein: MSTSARRVAAAGAALFLGAAALSACGANDAEKGGDGGDGGTIALLLPESKTTRYEAHDRPIFEAKVKDLCGDCKVLYYNADQDEAKQAQQMTTALDQGADVVVLDPVNGEGATGMVDEAQGQDVPVIAYDRFIENADYYMSFDNETVGKMQAEALVEAMGDKGDILMLNGAPSDPNAAQFKAGAHSVLDSSGVKILEEYDNPDWSPENAQQWTSDQLNKYDPASIGGVYAANDGQAGGVVAALTDHISADQLPPITGQDAEVAAIQRILAGEQTMTIYKPIKIEAETAAELAVLLAQGEDGPDTTDTGVDKSDFEGVPSYIFDPIVVTKDKVADTVIADGFYDASEICTGEYAQACTEAGVS; encoded by the coding sequence ATGTCCACATCAGCACGTCGAGTCGCCGCCGCCGGTGCGGCCCTGTTCCTCGGCGCCGCCGCGCTCAGCGCGTGCGGCGCCAATGACGCCGAGAAGGGCGGCGACGGTGGCGACGGGGGCACCATCGCGCTGCTCCTGCCGGAGTCGAAGACCACCCGCTACGAGGCGCACGACCGCCCGATCTTCGAGGCGAAGGTCAAGGACCTCTGCGGCGACTGCAAGGTCCTCTACTACAACGCCGACCAGGACGAGGCCAAGCAGGCCCAGCAGATGACGACCGCGCTCGACCAGGGCGCCGACGTCGTCGTGCTCGACCCGGTCAACGGCGAGGGCGCCACCGGCATGGTCGACGAGGCGCAGGGTCAGGACGTCCCGGTCATCGCCTACGACCGCTTCATCGAGAACGCCGACTACTACATGTCCTTCGACAACGAGACCGTCGGCAAGATGCAGGCCGAGGCGCTCGTCGAGGCGATGGGCGACAAGGGCGACATCCTGATGCTCAACGGCGCCCCGAGCGACCCCAACGCGGCCCAGTTCAAGGCCGGCGCCCACAGCGTCCTCGACAGCAGCGGCGTGAAGATCCTCGAGGAGTACGACAACCCCGACTGGAGCCCGGAGAACGCCCAGCAGTGGACCTCCGACCAGCTCAACAAGTACGACCCCGCGTCGATCGGGGGCGTGTACGCCGCCAACGACGGCCAGGCCGGCGGCGTGGTCGCCGCACTGACCGACCACATCTCCGCCGACCAGCTGCCGCCGATCACCGGCCAGGACGCCGAGGTCGCCGCCATCCAGCGGATCCTCGCCGGCGAGCAGACGATGACGATCTACAAGCCGATCAAGATCGAGGCGGAGACCGCCGCCGAGCTCGCCGTCCTGCTCGCGCAGGGCGAGGACGGTCCCGACACCACCGACACCGGCGTCGACAAGTCCGACTTCGAGGGCGTGCCGTCGTACATCTTCGACCCGATCGTCGTCACCAAGGACAAGGTCGCGGACACGGTGATCGCGGACGGCTTCTACGACGCCTCCGAGATCTGCACCGGCGAGTACGCGCAGGCGTGCACGGAGGCCGGCGTCTCCTGA
- a CDS encoding sugar ABC transporter permease, producing MTQETQQPQQPIAAVDAADERLVRVVSPADYLRQLGGRLRGGDLGMLPVIFGLIAICAFFYSREPTFLSSRSLVTMTLYAAPLGIIALGIVLVLLLGEIDLSVGTVSGFTSATTAVMFVSHGQSLALSILVAIALGAAIGGGYAVLYVWIGVPSFVFTLAGLLAFEGALYWVLGDQGTINLPRGSGLPVFTRQKFLTDGQGYALVAVVVLVYVGSRLWTVRQRRAAGLTPPNVLGIAIKGGALAVGLGWLTYYLGIDRGWGYLPVLFAGLVVLMDLLLRRTRWGRYVYAVGGNEEAARRAGIRVGLIYGSVFVLCSTFAALGGVLVAGQLTTVSQSSGTTDTNLTAIAAAVIGGTSLFGGRGSAYSALLGILVLQAIRTGLNLMNVDSDVRLIVTGAVLLLAVAIDSVARRARSSSGRG from the coding sequence GTGACCCAGGAGACCCAGCAGCCCCAGCAGCCCATCGCCGCGGTCGACGCCGCCGACGAGCGTCTGGTCCGGGTCGTCTCGCCCGCCGACTACCTGCGCCAGCTCGGCGGCCGCCTGCGCGGCGGCGACCTCGGCATGCTGCCGGTCATCTTCGGCCTGATCGCCATCTGCGCGTTCTTCTACAGCCGCGAGCCGACCTTCCTGTCCTCGCGCAGCCTGGTCACGATGACGCTGTACGCCGCCCCGCTCGGCATCATCGCGCTCGGCATCGTGCTCGTGCTGCTGCTCGGCGAGATCGACCTCAGTGTCGGCACCGTCTCCGGCTTCACCTCGGCCACGACGGCCGTGATGTTCGTCAGCCACGGCCAGTCCCTGGCGCTGTCGATCCTCGTCGCGATCGCCCTCGGCGCCGCCATCGGCGGCGGGTACGCCGTCCTCTACGTCTGGATCGGGGTCCCGAGCTTCGTGTTCACCCTGGCCGGGCTGCTCGCCTTCGAGGGCGCCCTCTACTGGGTGCTCGGCGACCAGGGCACGATCAACCTGCCCCGCGGCTCCGGCCTGCCGGTCTTCACCCGGCAGAAGTTCCTCACCGACGGGCAGGGCTACGCGCTGGTCGCCGTCGTCGTGCTCGTGTACGTCGGCTCCCGGCTGTGGACGGTGCGCCAGCGCCGCGCCGCCGGCCTGACGCCGCCCAACGTGCTCGGCATCGCCATCAAGGGCGGTGCGCTGGCCGTCGGCCTGGGCTGGCTGACCTACTACCTCGGCATCGACCGCGGCTGGGGCTACCTCCCGGTGCTCTTCGCGGGCCTGGTGGTGCTGATGGACCTGCTGCTGCGCCGTACCCGCTGGGGACGGTACGTCTACGCCGTCGGCGGCAACGAGGAGGCCGCCCGCCGGGCCGGCATCCGGGTGGGACTGATCTACGGCTCGGTGTTCGTGCTCTGCTCGACCTTCGCGGCGCTCGGCGGCGTGCTGGTCGCCGGTCAGCTCACCACCGTCTCGCAGTCCAGTGGCACGACGGACACCAACCTCACCGCCATCGCGGCGGCCGTCATCGGCGGCACCAGCCTGTTCGGCGGCCGGGGGTCGGCGTACTCCGCACTGCTGGGCATCCTCGTGCTCCAGGCGATCCGCACCGGCCTGAACCTGATGAACGTCGACTCCGATGTCCGGCTGATCGTGACCGGCGCCGTCCTGCTGCTCGCGGTCGCCATCGACTCGGTCGCCCGGCGGGCACGGTCGAGCTCGGGCAGAGGCTAG